A segment of the Synechococcus sp. CBW1002 genome:
CAGGCCCTCCAGGAGATCGCTGGCTCCCGTGGGGCCACGCCAGCGGCGGTGGCGCTCAATTGGTGCCGGGCCCATGGCGCCATGCCGATCCCGGGGCTGCGGCGACCGGAGCAGGTCGACGCCGCAGCGGCGGCCCTCTCCTGGACGCTGAGCGAGGCGGAGCGTCAGGGGCTGGATGACCTGGCCCTTGCCAATCGGGTCCGCATGCCTGCCAACCCCTTCCAGAGCGCCTGAATCGATCCTGCTCAGCCGATGGCTTCGGCCGGCTCGGGGGCTGGGGTAAGGACCACCGGCAGGGCGCGCGGGCGTTCCTCGGCTGCCGCCACCACGACCGGACCGTCCAGCCGTCGCAGCAGTGGCGCTGGCGAACCCACGGATACAGGCGCTTCGCTCTGCGTGCTCTCCTCGGAACCGTCTGGCCCACAGGCCGCCAAGGCTTCCTGCAGCAGGGAGTCGAAGGTGGCACCAGGTAACCGGTGGCGTGCCACTTCCAGGAAGGCACGGGCCAGGGATTCGCCGGCGGCAGCCCGCAACGCCGGGTTGCTGCGCCGCAGTTCCTGCTCCTCCTGAATGGCGCCGATGAACCGTTCGGTCACGTCCCGCTTGGTGGATGCCCGGATGCGGGTGTCCTGCTCCGCTTCGCTGAGGGACACCTGACCCTCGAGTTCCTCCAGACGCCGCCGCAGGCTTTCCAGCACCTCCTGCGCCTCCTTGGCCACGTGGGCCAGCTGGCCGTCTGACAGACGCGGCAGATCGGCCACGTAGACCTTGCCGTGATCACGCAGGGCCAGGAAGGTGGGCCGCAGGCCGCCGCTGCGAGGTCCGGTGAATCCTTCGCGGGGGCGTTGTGGACGGACCGGAGGCCTGGGGCCGGCGGAGCTACGTCGCCGGGTGATGCGTTTGGAGGTATCGAACATGGGCTCAGAAAACGAATGACATGCGACGCGCAGCGTCCGCAGGCCTCGGTGCCGTGTTGCCGGCAGGCGGTGGAGCGGGCGCTGGGGAAGGTTAAGCAGGGCGGATGACCCCACCGGCGCCCTGGCGCCTGGCTTCAGTACGGCAAACCGGCCAGTGGTGCCTCCGCCGGCACCTCGCCCTGTCGCACCTCACCGAGCAGCCAGGCCTGGTGACCCAGCTCGCGGCAGGCCTCAAGCACTGCATCGCTGGCGGCCTGCGGCACCACAAGGCAGAAACCCACCCCAAGATTGAACGTGTTCCAGAGGTCGGCTTCGGGCACCTCGCCGCTCTGCTGCAGCCAGCGGAACAGGGGCGGTCGCTCCCAGCTGCCGGCCTCGATGGCGGCATGGAGCCCGTCCGGCAGGCTGCGGGGCAGATTCTCAGGCAGGCCTCCGCCAGTGATGTGAGCCATGCCATGCAGCGGCAGACGCCGCTGCCGCAGCCCCTTTACCAGGGCCCCATAGAGACGGGTGGGCTCTAGCAGGGTGTCGATCAGGGGCTCTCCGGTCTGTGGCAGCCGTGTGTCCTGGGTGACATGGTTCATCTCCAGGATGCGGCGCACCAGGCTG
Coding sequences within it:
- a CDS encoding 2-hydroxyacyl-CoA dehydratase — its product is MFDTSKRITRRRSSAGPRPPVRPQRPREGFTGPRSGGLRPTFLALRDHGKVYVADLPRLSDGQLAHVAKEAQEVLESLRRRLEELEGQVSLSEAEQDTRIRASTKRDVTERFIGAIQEEQELRRSNPALRAAAGESLARAFLEVARHRLPGATFDSLLQEALAACGPDGSEESTQSEAPVSVGSPAPLLRRLDGPVVVAAAEERPRALPVVLTPAPEPAEAIG